In one SAR324 cluster bacterium genomic region, the following are encoded:
- a CDS encoding (2Fe-2S)-binding protein, with product MNKSVVFKIDGVEVTATPGQTIMEAADEAGIYIPRLCDVEGLDPQGSCRLCTVKVNGRSVSSCTQPVVDGSEVENNTLEIQCYRRDLVRMLFHEGNHLCPICEASGNCELQAMGYRLGISKATKFPYLQPVRPVDASHPDILLDTNRCIHCGRCIRASASVDGKHVFGYIGRGIHRRVGVNAENLAKTDALLEDKAIASETCPVGCIIQKRNGFCTPVGKREFDHEPIGSSIENS from the coding sequence ATGAATAAATCTGTTGTATTTAAAATTGACGGTGTGGAAGTGACCGCAACCCCCGGTCAAACCATCATGGAAGCGGCGGATGAAGCCGGTATCTATATTCCCCGTCTGTGCGATGTGGAAGGTCTGGATCCGCAGGGGAGTTGCCGGTTATGTACCGTGAAAGTCAACGGAAGATCGGTTTCATCATGCACGCAACCTGTCGTGGATGGTTCCGAAGTCGAAAACAATACCCTGGAAATACAGTGCTACCGCCGTGATCTGGTTCGCATGCTGTTTCATGAGGGCAATCATTTGTGCCCCATTTGTGAAGCCAGTGGAAATTGTGAATTACAGGCCATGGGCTATCGCCTGGGGATTTCCAAAGCAACCAAATTTCCTTATTTGCAACCCGTTCGTCCGGTGGATGCCTCCCATCCGGACATCTTGCTGGATACCAACCGCTGTATTCATTGTGGACGTTGTATTCGTGCTTCCGCCAGCGTGGATGGTAAACATGTTTTTGGATACATTGGACGGGGAATCCATCGACGCGTGGGCGTCAACGCGGAGAATCTTGCGAAAACAGATGCCCTCCTGGAGGATAAGGCCATTGCAAGTGAAACCTGTCCTGTCGGTTGTATTATTCAAAAAAGAAATGGCTTCTGCACTCCGGTCGGAAAACGCGAATTTGATC